From a single Anomaloglossus baeobatrachus isolate aAnoBae1 chromosome 4, aAnoBae1.hap1, whole genome shotgun sequence genomic region:
- the LOC142301270 gene encoding uncharacterized protein LOC142301270 isoform X2, which produces MDLQAKLTSWQSKATNIFSRSSTYTTTNPSLSSKELTKKYRNLMFKQTKIWWTKTSMENYWDQKIVPRGLRIQIYPTFDLEDDVLIKRWMEAANTCSLEFIKIIIDKNSATLQKLEEEIKNLQESIKGEMDEDAFKEFSVSMTKDSEKWEKNISASKASKYQRDISDFEKNNIFHWQTRKNKEGTKRGSVTSASSISDNETASLTSEIPKKRKMQGKQPMNKRQYNIFDREVGMNLRDRPKTSLQQ; this is translated from the exons ATGGATTTACAAGCCAAACTTACCTCTTGGCAATCCAAAGCTACAAATATTTTCAGTAGGAGTTCTACTTATACAACTACTAACCCGTCTCTCTCATCAAAGGAGCTTACAAAGAAATACAGGAATTTAATGTTCAAACAAACCAAAATATGGTGGACGAAAACATCCATGGAAAATTATTGGGACCAAAAAATTGTACCACGAGGCTTGAGGATACAGATTTATCCCACATTCGATTTAGAGGATGACGTATTGATTAAACGATGGATGGAAGCAGCAAATACGTGTTCACTAGAATTTATTAAGATCATAATTGACAAAAACTCTGCTACTCTCCAAAAGCTtgaggaggaaataaagaatctgCAGGAGAGCATTAAAGGAGAAATGGATGAGGATGCTTTTAAGGAATTTTCAGTCTCTATGACTAAGGAttctgaaaaatgggagaaaaacatCAGTGCTAGTAAAGCATCTAAATACCAGAGAGATATCTCGGATTTTgagaaaaataatatttttcatTGGCAAACTCGTAAAAATAAAGAAGGAACTAAGAGAGGTTCTGTTACATCCGCATCCTCCATCTCTGACAATGAAACAGCATCCCTTACCTCTGAGATCCCTAAAAAACGGAAAATGCAAGGAAAACAACCAATGAACAAGAGGCAATACAACATTTTTGACAGAGAGGTTGGAATGAATTTGAGAGATCGAcctaag accTCTTTACAACAATAA
- the LOC142301270 gene encoding uncharacterized protein LOC142301270 isoform X1: MSLINKSKKFPSLSSVPAIDVFIKVVSGELEKQFENRGVSNLSKKERTALLELQTWHDIQFKPADKGGNVVLWPNELYMKQAHKQLNDRKCYTKLRYNPLAEFKNELLHILTQAYEEGTIPKKMVDVITELHPRLPTLYLIPKIHKNINDPPGRPIVSGKGGLCEIICSVIDFFLKPLVVELPSYIRDTTSVLCQLDDLQLDKNMILVTADVESLYTSIRHQDGIKAAELFLNHSTLEKPMVGLILTLLEFILTHNVFTFDQNIYKQIQGTAMGASCAPSYANLFMGAWERGIFFNKDIPGIKNIHHWNALHGWKTQKNAGKN, from the coding sequence ATGTCCCTGATTAATAAATCTAAAAAATTTCCATCTCTTAGTTCAGTACCTGCTATAGATGTATTTATTAAAGTTGTTTCAGGGGAATTGGAAAAACAATTTGAAAATAGAGGAGTGTCTAATCTCAGCAAAAAAGAGAGGACTGCTCTTTTAGAACTTCAGACATGGCATGATATACAATTCAAGCCCGCTGATAAAGGGGGAAATGTCGTTTTATGGCCTAATGAATTATATATGAAGCAGGCACATAAACAACTAAATGATAGAAAATGTTATACCAAATTGAGATACAACCCCCTGGCTGAATTCAAAAATGAACTCCTCCACATTTTAACTCAGGCATATGAAGAGGGGACAATTCCTAAGAAAATGGTGGATGTCATTACGGAATTACATCCAAGATTACCCACCCTGTACCTGatacctaaaatacataaaaacatcaATGACCCTCCAGGGAGACCAATTGTATCAGGCAAGGGTGGACTTTGTGAAATTATCTGTTCCGTAATTGACTTCTTCTTAAAACCATTGGTAGTTGAATTACCATCGTATATCAGAGACACCACATCGGTCCTTTGTCAGTTAGATGATCTACAACTAGATAAGAATATGATATTAGTGACGGCCGATGTGGAGTCTCTATATACTtctatcagacatcaggatggcaTCAAAGCAGCGGAACTCTTTCTCAATCATAGTACGTTAGAGAAACCAATGGTTGGATTAATTTTGACCCTTTTGGAATTCATATTGACACATAATGTTTTCACTTTTGATCAAAATATCTACAAACAAATTCAAGGGACAGCTATGGGGGCATCATGTGCCCCATCCTATGCAAATTTGTTTATGGGAGCATGGGAAAGAGGAATATTTTTCAACAAGGACATCCCGGGTATTAAGAATATACATCATtggaatgcattgcatgggtggaaaacgcagaaaaacgcaggaaagaattga